The Dyadobacter subterraneus genome window below encodes:
- a CDS encoding RagB/SusD family nutrient uptake outer membrane protein: MKTNKLKYIILSLAVSTIALVSCDNDLLETVPNDRLSVDVFWRTETDAKLAVNGLYTDLDSTNIISWDALTDIAHTNQNFDVQAYIELGTYDGTSSKVLGEWRRAYRGIRATSYFLENVDKVASTNTALINQLKGEAKVLRAYQYIKLAAFYGDVPLVTSSITIDEGRALVKSPVSAIWDFIDKELTEAAALLPTTYPATDKGRVTQGAALGLAARANLYAGRYQKAADAADKVMKLGIYGLYESYEKLFTYAAENNKEVLFDRQFIKDTYPINVFSILAPYSQKNGGSAYVPTKALVDMYETLDGKLITDAASGYNPATPYANRDTRLKYSVFLDGDILPSGIAFKPAPTSGTADAVGSTYIASTTGFNIKKYIIADDYANPVNSGINIILLRYAEILLTYAEAKIETGQIDASVLAAINAVRNGRNDVKQPSVTTLSQTELRTIVRRERTVELAFEGQHLFDIRRWKTAEKVIPGPVYGITYKDASGALATVQVVSVNKTFDVSRHYLWPVPQKERDLNPSLTQNPGW, from the coding sequence ATGAAAACGAATAAATTAAAATATATAATCCTGTCGCTGGCGGTTTCAACCATTGCTCTGGTTTCCTGCGACAATGATCTTCTGGAAACTGTCCCGAACGACCGCCTTTCTGTGGATGTTTTTTGGAGAACTGAAACGGATGCGAAACTTGCCGTAAACGGATTGTATACCGATTTGGATAGTACAAACATTATCAGTTGGGACGCATTGACGGACATTGCGCACACAAACCAGAACTTTGATGTGCAGGCTTATATAGAACTTGGAACCTATGACGGAACAAGCTCAAAAGTCCTTGGCGAATGGAGAAGAGCTTACAGAGGAATTCGGGCGACGAGTTATTTTTTGGAAAATGTTGATAAAGTAGCGTCAACAAATACAGCTTTGATCAATCAGCTGAAAGGTGAAGCCAAGGTTTTACGTGCTTACCAATATATCAAACTGGCCGCATTTTATGGCGATGTTCCGTTGGTAACTTCTTCGATTACAATTGATGAAGGAAGAGCTTTGGTAAAATCACCGGTATCGGCAATCTGGGATTTTATTGATAAGGAATTAACTGAGGCCGCCGCACTTTTACCAACAACTTATCCCGCCACGGACAAAGGAAGAGTAACCCAGGGCGCTGCATTAGGTTTGGCTGCAAGAGCAAATTTGTATGCGGGTCGTTACCAAAAAGCGGCTGATGCGGCTGATAAAGTAATGAAACTGGGCATTTACGGTTTGTACGAATCTTACGAAAAGTTGTTCACCTATGCCGCTGAAAATAACAAAGAAGTTTTGTTTGACAGACAATTTATAAAGGATACTTATCCAATTAACGTTTTCTCCATTTTGGCACCATACAGCCAGAAAAACGGCGGCAGCGCTTATGTTCCAACCAAAGCGTTGGTTGATATGTACGAAACGCTGGATGGAAAATTAATTACGGATGCGGCTAGCGGTTACAATCCTGCAACACCTTACGCGAACCGTGATACACGCTTGAAATATTCTGTTTTTCTGGATGGTGATATTTTGCCAAGCGGTATTGCATTCAAACCGGCGCCAACAAGCGGAACTGCGGATGCTGTCGGAAGTACTTACATTGCTTCAACAACTGGTTTTAATATCAAAAAATACATTATTGCAGACGATTATGCGAATCCGGTAAATAGCGGAATCAATATTATTTTGCTTCGTTATGCAGAGATTTTGCTGACTTACGCCGAAGCAAAAATTGAAACCGGACAAATCGATGCAAGCGTTCTCGCTGCAATTAACGCGGTAAGAAATGGTAGAAACGATGTAAAACAGCCTTCTGTAACCACATTGTCACAAACTGAACTGCGTACAATTGTTCGTCGTGAAAGAACGGTTGAACTGGCTTTTGAAGGTCAGCATTTGTTTGACATCCGTCGCTGGAAAACCGCTGAAAAAGTAATTCCGGGACCAGTTTATGGTATTACTTACAAAGATGCGAGCGGAGCGTTGGCAACTGTTCAGGTTGTTTCGGTGAATAAAACTTTTGATGTAAGCCGTCATTATTTGTGGCCGGTTCCGCAAAAAGAAAGAGATTTGAATCCATCATTGACACAAAACCCAGGCTGGTAA
- a CDS encoding sulfatase: MNYNPLKTFPILAILLVSGFFSFGQNKKTQPNIIVFLVDDMGWQDTSVPFWTKVTEFNKRYHTPNMERLAREGMKFTNAYAMPVCTPSRVSLMTGVNAAHHRVTHWTSPDKNKNTDFADSTLNPVDWNINGFSPVAGIPHTFYGTPLPAILSQAGYYTIHSGKAHFGSAGTPGSDPKNLGFQVNIAGNEIGHPASYLGEKNYDNAKNGKPSRNAVQGLEAYYGSDVFLSDAITTEALKALEKPLTEKKPFFLYLAQYAVHVPLDADKRFVLKYLKAGLDSTEAKYAALIEGMDKSLGDVLRFLDDRTIAENTVILFMSDNGGLSLTPQRGGKAWTHNLPLKAGKGSVYEGGIREPMLVRWLGVVKPKSVADQYVIIEDFFPTILEIAGISNPKIIQQIDGKSFLSILKNPALKDENRALIWHHPNRWIPAEGPNIHFSSAFRKGDWKLIYDYRKSKLELYNLKNDIGEQHDLSAENPQKLKELANLFTIQLKKWAVQWPTYKKDGKVVPWPNKIISYTEKTRGKKEIHRE, encoded by the coding sequence ATGAATTATAACCCGCTAAAAACTTTCCCGATACTGGCAATTCTGCTGGTTTCGGGATTTTTTTCTTTTGGACAAAACAAAAAAACTCAGCCCAATATTATTGTTTTCCTTGTCGATGATATGGGTTGGCAGGATACTTCGGTTCCGTTCTGGACAAAAGTTACTGAATTTAACAAACGGTACCATACGCCAAATATGGAGCGTTTGGCGAGAGAAGGAATGAAATTTACCAATGCTTATGCGATGCCGGTTTGCACACCTTCGCGGGTAAGTTTGATGACAGGCGTTAATGCGGCGCATCACCGCGTTACGCACTGGACTTCACCGGACAAAAATAAAAATACAGATTTTGCAGATTCAACACTCAATCCGGTAGACTGGAATATAAACGGATTCAGTCCGGTAGCCGGAATTCCTCACACATTTTACGGAACGCCACTGCCAGCTATTTTGAGTCAGGCCGGTTATTACACGATTCACAGCGGGAAAGCACATTTTGGATCAGCCGGGACGCCCGGCTCTGATCCGAAAAATCTGGGTTTTCAGGTTAATATTGCCGGTAATGAAATCGGTCATCCGGCAAGTTATCTGGGGGAAAAAAATTATGATAATGCCAAAAATGGAAAACCAAGCAGGAATGCTGTTCAGGGTCTGGAAGCTTATTACGGCAGCGACGTTTTTCTAAGCGATGCGATTACGACAGAAGCTTTGAAAGCCTTAGAAAAGCCATTGACAGAGAAAAAACCATTTTTTCTATATCTGGCCCAGTATGCAGTCCACGTGCCTTTGGATGCCGACAAACGTTTTGTTCTAAAATATTTAAAAGCTGGTCTTGATAGTACCGAGGCAAAATATGCTGCGCTGATTGAAGGTATGGATAAAAGTCTGGGTGATGTACTGCGTTTTCTGGACGACCGGACAATTGCTGAAAATACAGTCATCCTTTTCATGTCGGACAACGGTGGATTAAGTCTTACACCACAGCGTGGAGGAAAAGCCTGGACGCATAATTTACCGCTGAAAGCCGGGAAAGGATCTGTGTATGAAGGAGGAATTCGTGAGCCAATGCTGGTGCGCTGGTTAGGTGTTGTGAAACCCAAATCAGTTGCGGACCAATATGTGATTATTGAAGATTTTTTTCCGACAATTCTGGAAATTGCGGGTATTAGTAATCCGAAAATTATTCAGCAAATTGATGGGAAGAGTTTTCTCTCAATTTTGAAAAATCCCGCTTTGAAGGATGAAAACAGAGCATTGATATGGCATCACCCAAACCGCTGGATTCCAGCCGAAGGGCCTAATATTCATTTTTCAAGCGCATTTCGGAAAGGGGATTGGAAATTGATTTATGATTATCGGAAAAGTAAACTGGAATTGTATAATCTGAAAAATGATATTGGAGAGCAGCATGATTTGTCAGCAGAAAATCCTCAAAAATTAAAGGAACTGGCGAATCTTTTTACCATTCAATTAAAAAAATGGGCCGTGCAGTGGCCGACGTATAAAAAGGATGGAAAAGTTGTTCCCTGGCCTAATAAAATAATTAGTTACACAGAGAAAACCAGAGGTAAAAAAGAGATTCACAGAGAATAA
- a CDS encoding sulfatase family protein, with the protein MAAMAPKPVSKTPNIVLFFIDDMGYGDLSVTGALGYKTPNIDKLASEGTRFTNFMAAQAVCSASRAALLTGCYPNRVGVAGAFGPKQGLGLNPNEETIAELLKANGYTTGIFGKWHLGNDSIFLPLKQGFDEYYGVPYSHDMWPLHPWQKQAQYPPLFWIEGNKQVKEIKDLNDASLITGTVTEHAVSFIKKNKKKPFFLYVPEPMPHVPLAASANFKGKSERGIFGDVLTELDWSVGEIMKELKAQGLDDNTIVIFTSDNGPWLNYGDHAGSSGGFREGKGTSFEGGQRVPAIIRWPGVVPAGRVSNKLLSNIDILPTLVKLTGSKSPKEKIDGIEFVDLLKGDDSKTPRENFLYYYRQNSLEAVRKGNWKLVFPHPGRTYEGSLPGKDGQPGPAPENHDFPVALYNLGRDPGERYDVYSQNPEIVAELEKIADAAREDLGDDLHKKTGKNRRPGGKIEK; encoded by the coding sequence ATGGCAGCCATGGCCCCGAAACCGGTTTCAAAAACACCCAATATCGTTTTGTTTTTTATTGACGATATGGGTTATGGTGATTTGTCGGTTACCGGTGCGCTGGGTTACAAAACGCCAAATATTGACAAACTGGCTTCCGAAGGAACGCGGTTTACCAATTTTATGGCGGCGCAAGCAGTTTGCAGCGCATCACGTGCGGCTTTGCTGACAGGTTGTTATCCAAACCGTGTCGGTGTTGCCGGCGCTTTTGGTCCGAAACAAGGATTGGGACTCAATCCAAATGAAGAAACAATCGCTGAATTATTGAAAGCAAATGGCTACACAACCGGGATTTTCGGTAAGTGGCATTTAGGAAATGACTCTATTTTTCTTCCCTTAAAGCAAGGTTTTGACGAATATTATGGCGTTCCATATTCTCACGATATGTGGCCACTCCATCCATGGCAAAAGCAAGCGCAGTATCCGCCGCTTTTCTGGATTGAAGGCAATAAGCAGGTGAAAGAAATTAAAGACCTGAATGACGCAAGTCTGATTACCGGAACTGTTACGGAACACGCTGTTTCTTTCATCAAGAAAAATAAGAAAAAGCCATTTTTTCTATATGTTCCGGAACCTATGCCGCACGTTCCCCTGGCTGCAAGTGCTAATTTCAAAGGGAAAAGTGAACGTGGAATTTTTGGAGACGTGCTGACAGAACTGGATTGGTCGGTAGGAGAGATCATGAAAGAATTGAAAGCGCAAGGTTTAGATGATAACACGATTGTGATCTTCACCAGCGATAATGGTCCGTGGCTGAATTATGGTGACCATGCAGGTTCGTCAGGTGGATTCCGTGAAGGAAAAGGGACTTCATTTGAAGGCGGTCAACGTGTTCCGGCGATTATCCGCTGGCCAGGTGTGGTGCCTGCGGGAAGAGTGTCAAACAAACTTTTATCAAACATTGATATTTTGCCTACACTGGTTAAATTGACAGGTTCAAAATCTCCCAAAGAAAAAATTGACGGAATTGAATTTGTTGATTTGCTGAAAGGTGATGACAGCAAAACGCCAAGAGAAAATTTCCTTTATTATTACCGTCAAAACAGTCTGGAAGCAGTGCGTAAGGGCAATTGGAAACTTGTTTTCCCGCATCCGGGACGTACTTATGAAGGTTCTTTGCCAGGAAAAGACGGTCAGCCTGGCCCTGCGCCTGAAAATCATGATTTCCCGGTTGCACTTTACAATCTGGGTCGTGACCCGGGTGAGCGTTATGATGTTTATTCTCAAAACCCTGAAATTGTAGCGGAACTTGAAAAAATTGCAGATGCTGCAAGAGAAGATTTAGGCGATGATTTGCATAAGAAAACCGGAAAAAACAGAAGACCGGGCGGAAAAATTGAGAAATAA
- a CDS encoding arylsulfatase, with translation MTKKYFLLFLLLTGLFQATSSFAQNTKRPNIIFILADDLGYGDVGFNGQKLVHTPNIDRLAREGVQFSQFYAGTAVCAPSRSSLMSGKHTGHTYIRGNKGVDPEGQEPIADSVVTVAEILKKAGYATGAFGKWGLGPVGSYGDPNKQGFDQFFGYNCQSLAHRYYPDHLWENQKKVVLEANQNLLYNKEYAPDLIQKKALEFVDSKDGKQPFFLFLPYILPHAELIVPEDSIFQYYKGKFDEQPYKGADYGPNATNGGYASQQYPHAAFAAMVTRLDLYVGQILDKLKEKGLDKNTLVIFTSDNGPHVEGGADPVFFHSSAGFKGVKRDLYEGGIREPFAARWPGVIKPGTKNDYIGAFWDILPTFAELAGAKLTKKTDGISFVPSITGKGVQKKHDYLYWEFHEQGGRQAVRQGNWKAVRLKAAGHPNAPVELYDLSKDAGERINIAEKFPAKAKELGQIMNKSHVESSIFPFVSQAGK, from the coding sequence ATGACAAAGAAATACTTTTTGCTTTTCTTACTACTCACCGGACTTTTTCAAGCCACTTCATCTTTCGCTCAAAATACAAAACGGCCCAATATTATCTTCATTCTGGCGGATGATCTGGGTTATGGCGATGTCGGTTTCAACGGACAAAAGTTAGTTCATACACCAAATATCGACCGGCTCGCGCGAGAAGGCGTTCAATTTTCACAATTTTATGCCGGAACCGCTGTATGTGCGCCGTCGCGTTCGTCACTCATGAGCGGAAAACACACCGGGCATACCTACATCAGAGGAAACAAAGGCGTTGATCCGGAAGGACAGGAGCCTATTGCAGATTCCGTCGTGACTGTTGCTGAAATTTTGAAAAAAGCAGGTTATGCAACTGGTGCTTTTGGAAAATGGGGTTTAGGTCCGGTTGGTTCCTACGGCGATCCGAATAAACAAGGTTTTGATCAGTTTTTTGGATACAATTGTCAAAGTCTGGCGCATCGTTATTATCCTGATCATCTTTGGGAAAACCAGAAAAAGGTGGTTTTGGAAGCCAATCAGAATCTGCTTTATAACAAAGAATATGCACCGGATCTGATCCAGAAAAAAGCACTGGAATTCGTGGATTCAAAAGATGGAAAACAGCCATTCTTTTTATTTCTGCCTTATATTTTACCACATGCAGAGTTGATCGTTCCTGAGGATAGCATCTTTCAATACTATAAGGGAAAGTTTGATGAACAGCCTTACAAAGGAGCTGATTATGGTCCGAATGCGACTAACGGAGGTTATGCATCGCAGCAATATCCGCACGCTGCTTTTGCGGCAATGGTTACGCGACTGGATTTATACGTAGGCCAGATTTTAGATAAATTAAAAGAAAAAGGACTTGATAAAAACACGCTGGTAATCTTTACAAGTGATAACGGACCGCATGTGGAAGGCGGCGCTGATCCTGTATTTTTTCATAGCAGCGCAGGTTTTAAAGGTGTAAAACGTGATTTATACGAAGGCGGAATTCGTGAGCCATTCGCAGCACGCTGGCCGGGCGTGATTAAACCCGGAACCAAAAATGATTACATCGGTGCTTTCTGGGATATCCTCCCAACATTCGCTGAACTGGCAGGTGCAAAACTTACTAAAAAAACAGACGGAATTTCCTTTGTTCCGTCCATTACCGGAAAAGGTGTTCAGAAAAAACATGATTATTTATACTGGGAATTTCATGAGCAAGGCGGTCGGCAGGCGGTGCGTCAGGGAAACTGGAAAGCGGTCAGGCTGAAGGCAGCAGGCCATCCGAATGCACCGGTCGAACTTTATGATTTATCCAAAGATGCAGGTGAGCGTATTAATATTGCGGAGAAATTTCCTGCAAAAGCAAAAGAACTTGGACAGATCATGAACAAGTCGCATGTCGAATCCAGCATTTTTCCATTTGTAAGTCAGGCCGGGAAATGA
- a CDS encoding arylsulfatase, protein MKQYRFFILFFTTLPFFITNSFAQKPARKPNIIYIYADDLGYGELGAYGQKKIKTPNLDKLAKEGIRFTKHYTSTPVCAPARCMLLTGRHGGHSFIRGNYEMGGFADDKEGGQMPLPEGTLTIAKVLKNAGYITGAFGKWGLGMNNTTGDPNKQGFDYFYGYLDQKQAHNYYPTHLWENGKWDKLNNPVIDVHRKLSADAPDSAFNYFIGNEYAIDKIADKAQKFISDHQKEFFFLYLPMTIPHASLQVPDEAVKEYIGQFEEKPYYGEKNYASTKYPHATYAAMITYLDKQVGKVMEQVKALGLDENTIIMFSSDNGTTFNGGTDANFFNSVAGLRGLKMDIYEGGIREPFIARWPGKIAAGTTTDFVSVQYDMFSTFADIAGITAPPSDGISLLPVLTGKGKPKTREYLYFEFGEKSGEIAIRFADFKAVKSGIRKNKNAAWELYDMRSDEKETTDVASKHPEIISKLDAIVKKEHLNATVKEWEFIDPKF, encoded by the coding sequence ATGAAACAATACAGATTTTTCATTTTGTTTTTTACAACACTACCTTTTTTTATCACAAATTCCTTCGCCCAAAAACCAGCCAGAAAACCGAATATCATTTACATTTATGCCGATGACTTAGGTTATGGTGAACTTGGTGCTTACGGTCAGAAAAAGATAAAAACACCAAATCTTGACAAGCTTGCCAAAGAGGGAATCCGTTTCACAAAACATTACACAAGCACGCCCGTTTGCGCTCCGGCGCGTTGCATGCTGCTAACTGGTCGGCACGGCGGACATTCTTTTATTCGCGGAAATTATGAAATGGGCGGTTTTGCCGATGATAAAGAAGGCGGACAAATGCCGCTTCCCGAAGGAACATTAACGATAGCAAAAGTTTTGAAAAACGCAGGTTATATTACAGGTGCGTTCGGGAAATGGGGTTTGGGAATGAACAATACAACCGGTGATCCGAACAAGCAGGGGTTTGATTATTTCTACGGATATCTCGATCAAAAACAGGCTCACAATTATTATCCGACGCATTTATGGGAAAATGGCAAATGGGACAAACTAAATAATCCGGTCATTGACGTACACAGAAAATTGTCTGCCGATGCGCCAGATAGTGCTTTTAATTATTTTATAGGGAATGAATATGCTATTGATAAAATTGCAGATAAAGCGCAGAAATTTATCAGTGATCACCAAAAAGAATTCTTTTTCTTATATCTACCAATGACAATCCCGCATGCGTCATTACAGGTTCCGGATGAGGCAGTAAAAGAATACATCGGGCAATTTGAGGAGAAACCTTACTACGGAGAAAAGAATTACGCATCCACAAAATATCCGCATGCAACGTATGCTGCCATGATCACTTACCTGGATAAGCAGGTGGGGAAAGTTATGGAGCAGGTGAAAGCACTGGGACTGGATGAAAACACGATCATTATGTTTTCAAGTGATAATGGAACCACATTTAATGGCGGAACGGATGCGAATTTCTTCAACAGCGTGGCCGGTTTGCGAGGTCTGAAAATGGATATTTACGAAGGCGGAATCCGTGAGCCGTTTATCGCCAGATGGCCGGGAAAAATCGCTGCCGGTACTACGACGGATTTTGTTTCTGTTCAATATGATATGTTTTCTACTTTCGCAGATATCGCAGGAATTACTGCGCCTCCTTCGGATGGGATTTCATTACTACCTGTTTTAACCGGAAAAGGAAAACCCAAAACACGTGAATACTTGTACTTTGAATTTGGTGAAAAGTCAGGAGAAATAGCCATTCGCTTTGCTGATTTCAAAGCTGTGAAAAGCGGTATTCGAAAAAATAAAAATGCTGCCTGGGAATTGTACGATATGCGTTCTGATGAAAAAGAAACAACAGATGTTGCTTCAAAACATCCGGAAATTATTTCAAAACTGGATGCGATTGTGAAGAAAGAACATTTGAATGCGACTGTTAAGGAATGGGAATTTATTGATCCCAAGTTTTAA
- a CDS encoding SusC/RagA family TonB-linked outer membrane protein, whose translation MSKNLSKSIPNLREWVFLSAFIFISLQTFAQNVTVKGTVTSTTDKNGLPGVNIIVKNTLVGTSTDADGKFELSVPSDAILVFSGIGYVTQESAVKGRSIVDIQLAADTKQLDEVVVVGYGTQKRNSLTNSVSTISGEDVARRPVSNIQQSFQGLMPGVAVNDLGGAPGKSNTTIRVRGITTFNINGSSTSGYDLGKNDALVIVDGIEQQLANINPDDIESVSILKDAASTAIYGSRATNGVVLITTKKAKGSKIQVDYNGYYAIQKSNNVPKMMGLEAYMREQVAAYTNAGSAIPARFTEESIQAYVNATDREKYPLPNTWFQTLLRSAPQQNHSLSVAGGNDVIRTRLSVRYQNQEGVIMNFGNKIGEFRLNTDYDVSKRVRVSANINYRTTSTENPTTNTDPSTGDVISPLNNFFHGSLWAVPKYPDGTYGLSTQGNNPLMFLEIGGQSRQKTDYLSGFLKAEFELADGLVFSTQFAGRGTYTQQKNYTNSYTNTDKNTNITKTIANNSLYEIRNTLREYTINNLLTYEKSFGSHNLKALVGYSQIGNTQTFLSAYRERFYNNDIGSIGQGANDGTKSNSGRDAEYGLRSFFARVNYDYDGKYLLEVNGRYDGSSKFTGSKQYSFFPSFSAGWRISKEKFWEGLESTVNDLKFRGSYGKTGNQSVDLYSYYAALTANGYSFGGTPVQGYRQNTLANTNLGWESTTQLDLGVDAAFLHKRLNLTVDYYNKQTNDILLNLDIPGTIGLTAPPQNAGSVQNKGWEFSANYRGVPSASGFRYSVGGNLSINTNLVTDLKGTGPYITGSDIDPRYIIKKGLPINTLWGYKTDGLFQTQQEITDYKATYAANTKPGDVKYVDLNGDGKIDANDMTAIGNSFPKYTFGFNADLSYKNFDLNIIFQGAAKVNSRLAGALAEMGNQEGFTHEIYTNNYWTPEHTDARFPRPVKYDLRNVATSDRLVLNGSYLRLKNVQLAYNIPTPITQKIHLNKIRVYVSATNLFTISKLNEWNLDPEAPSGRAVYYPQTALYTAGLNLQF comes from the coding sequence ATGTCAAAAAATCTATCAAAATCAATCCCGAACCTGCGGGAGTGGGTTTTTCTATCTGCTTTTATTTTTATCAGCTTACAGACTTTTGCACAGAACGTTACCGTAAAAGGAACTGTAACATCAACAACTGACAAAAACGGTTTGCCCGGTGTCAATATTATCGTGAAAAATACGCTGGTAGGTACTTCAACAGATGCCGACGGAAAATTTGAATTGAGCGTTCCTTCGGATGCAATTCTTGTTTTTTCCGGTATCGGGTACGTTACCCAAGAATCTGCGGTGAAGGGAAGAAGTATTGTTGATATCCAGCTTGCGGCCGATACGAAGCAACTTGATGAGGTTGTCGTTGTAGGTTACGGAACACAAAAGAGAAATAGTCTTACCAATTCTGTATCAACAATTTCAGGTGAGGATGTTGCCCGTAGACCAGTTTCAAATATTCAGCAATCTTTTCAGGGTTTGATGCCTGGTGTTGCTGTCAATGATTTGGGCGGTGCTCCGGGGAAATCAAATACTACAATCCGTGTTCGTGGTATTACAACTTTTAATATAAATGGAAGCAGTACAAGCGGTTATGATCTTGGGAAAAATGATGCGCTTGTTATTGTTGACGGTATTGAACAGCAATTAGCTAATATCAATCCTGACGATATCGAATCCGTTTCTATTTTGAAAGATGCTGCATCGACGGCCATTTACGGTTCGCGTGCAACCAATGGTGTTGTTTTGATCACGACAAAAAAAGCAAAAGGATCCAAAATACAGGTTGATTATAACGGCTACTACGCCATCCAAAAATCTAATAATGTCCCTAAAATGATGGGATTGGAAGCTTACATGCGCGAGCAGGTAGCTGCTTACACCAACGCTGGTTCGGCAATTCCAGCGCGTTTCACAGAGGAATCGATCCAGGCTTATGTAAATGCAACAGATCGTGAAAAATATCCTTTGCCAAATACCTGGTTCCAGACTTTGCTTCGTTCTGCGCCTCAGCAAAATCATAGCTTATCTGTTGCTGGTGGTAATGATGTGATACGCACAAGATTAAGTGTGCGCTATCAAAATCAGGAAGGTGTAATTATGAATTTTGGGAATAAAATCGGGGAATTCAGGTTAAATACGGATTATGATGTTTCCAAAAGAGTGCGTGTTAGCGCTAATATCAATTACCGCACAACGAGCACAGAAAATCCGACAACCAATACGGATCCTTCAACCGGAGATGTGATTTCTCCACTGAATAACTTTTTCCACGGATCACTTTGGGCTGTTCCAAAATATCCTGATGGAACTTATGGCTTAAGCACGCAGGGAAATAATCCATTAATGTTTCTTGAAATCGGGGGACAATCCAGACAGAAAACGGATTACCTATCGGGTTTTCTTAAAGCTGAATTTGAGCTTGCCGATGGACTTGTTTTCTCAACGCAGTTTGCGGGAAGAGGCACTTATACGCAGCAGAAAAACTATACAAATTCATATACCAATACGGATAAGAATACGAATATCACAAAAACAATTGCCAACAACAGTTTGTATGAAATCCGTAACACGTTGCGTGAATATACAATCAACAACTTGTTGACTTACGAGAAAAGTTTTGGAAGTCATAATTTGAAGGCGCTTGTTGGTTATTCTCAAATCGGAAATACCCAAACTTTTCTGTCCGCGTACCGTGAGCGTTTTTATAATAATGATATCGGATCCATCGGACAAGGTGCAAATGACGGGACAAAAAGTAATTCCGGTCGTGACGCGGAGTATGGTTTGAGATCCTTTTTCGCCCGTGTGAATTATGACTATGACGGTAAATATCTTCTCGAAGTAAATGGCCGTTATGACGGTTCTTCCAAATTTACCGGTTCAAAACAATATAGCTTTTTCCCTTCTTTCTCTGCGGGTTGGAGAATTTCAAAAGAGAAATTCTGGGAAGGATTGGAAAGTACAGTTAACGATTTGAAATTCAGAGGTTCTTATGGTAAAACCGGAAATCAGTCGGTTGATTTGTACAGTTATTACGCAGCGCTAACGGCCAATGGTTACAGCTTCGGTGGAACGCCTGTTCAGGGTTATCGTCAGAATACTTTGGCAAATACAAACTTGGGCTGGGAATCTACCACGCAGCTTGATTTAGGTGTGGATGCTGCTTTCCTTCATAAAAGATTAAACCTGACCGTTGATTATTACAATAAACAGACAAACGATATTTTGCTGAATCTTGATATTCCGGGCACAATCGGTTTGACTGCACCTCCGCAAAATGCAGGTTCAGTTCAAAATAAAGGTTGGGAATTCAGTGCCAATTATCGCGGTGTGCCAAGTGCTTCGGGTTTCAGATATAGCGTGGGTGGTAATTTAAGTATCAACACCAATTTGGTTACGGATCTTAAAGGAACAGGTCCATACATTACCGGTTCCGATATTGATCCTCGTTACATCATCAAAAAAGGTTTGCCGATCAACACGCTTTGGGGTTATAAAACAGACGGTTTGTTCCAGACACAACAGGAAATCACGGATTACAAAGCGACTTACGCAGCAAATACAAAACCGGGAGATGTTAAGTATGTTGATTTGAACGGCGACGGAAAAATCGATGCAAATGATATGACTGCGATCGGAAATTCTTTCCCAAAATATACTTTCGGCTTCAACGCAGATCTTTCTTACAAGAATTTCGACCTGAATATCATTTTCCAGGGAGCTGCAAAAGTGAATTCTCGGTTGGCCGGTGCTTTGGCTGAAATGGGAAATCAGGAAGGTTTTACGCATGAGATTTATACAAACAATTACTGGACGCCGGAACATACAGACGCGCGTTTCCCTCGTCCGGTTAAGTATGATCTGAGAAACGTAGCAACTTCTGATCGTCTGGTTTTGAATGGTTCTTATCTGCGTTTGAAAAATGTACAATTGGCTTATAACATACCAACGCCGATCACGCAGAAAATTCATTTGAACAAAATCCGTGTCTACGTTTCTGCTACTAACCTTTTTACGATCTCGAAACTGAACGAGTGGAATCTCGATCCAGAAGCTCCATCCGGACGTGCGGTTTACTATCCGCAAACTGCCTTGTATACTGCTGGTTTGAATCTGCAATTCTGA